From a region of the Daphnia pulicaria isolate SC F1-1A chromosome 1, SC_F0-13Bv2, whole genome shotgun sequence genome:
- the LOC124312311 gene encoding uncharacterized protein LOC124312311, translated as MPPRRELTREEKDEKNRKAREKRSNEDPEAKEVRLAANRERAKIAREEKRRRLNPEEVQVAKNLNAKKAREERQAEAPDERALRQRLDAERKRVARANETQVEHEARLHDQRIRQQLLRQEQAEEENRARLLAEAERQAVFRQEEENRARLLAEAERQAVLRQEEENRARLLPEAERQADLRQDEQIRARLQAEAERQAALRQQEAAIILRAMNQRPACDRPRVVLANDAVAERPARQQHQARKRAADDTETAEEQRARLQAQALRKKYLRRDESEAERSARLQDQALRQKSLRNEESEAERSSRLCEQALRQNSLRKEESEADKWARQRAQALRQKSLRDKELEAERLARLGDKSLRQEAVRCRATGEERLERAMADRFFHEVNLLNETEQEAAERREQHTEVMTDYRATENEEETADRREEDRLRTELQREHQFEREREEEELRARNALQHAEIVPVETADHEAFLREMHLDRNRAGNRRTHRIACKDIVVEDRVHLLDIGDLTKICAECDAKHFEKEMPKDQKFQRCCGKGKVIIPPPKPCPQPLASLLQNQHPKSKQFMKQIRNYNSAHAFASLGANQSPPPNRGPYCYRIHGQIYHQITPLGPTPNPRYADLYFLDSAQATDYRANIQAMSGCCRILMEELDAMLREKNPYALVYKMMRQVLEEEYVQRQAANLPHYTVGMIITCDRRNVDQRRYNCPTAHEIAVVFKSSDGAPPSNRDIRGHLYIPVRGRRFIQINTQKPMCDPMCYPLLFPNGEDGWHAHMNYNTTSRRERDEAAAMAMIVDEDEEEQIDPLWPNPRVLIREEVAAADGNAEIENERNVEPEPAEADENDDQQPNRNRGPRSRVTQAEFYSSIMSIRGDFNIVLSGGALTQQYFVDSYVKTEGNRIDWLRKHQTELHVERYCGLMDYINNRAERENVEVGTIYILPSSFIGSPRAMKQNYQDAMAIVAKFGKPTFFLTFTCNPKWREITANIANYQTASDRPDMVARVFHLKKKELVDDIEKKQVLGFATAHIEVIEFQKRGLPHCHMLIWIDKRDAPLSPEDMDKTICAEIPDKSLHPRLYAAVMAHMIHGPCGAINKKSPCMDVEGCTKKFPKDFIAGTIINDNGYPTYRRRDTGVKHPLKRGNVVYEVDNRWVVPYNPWLLLKYDCHINLESCASLTSVKYIFKYVYKGHDSGNIETKKGTHQQVEGEDEPTFVWDEITTFLDTRYVSAPEAAWRINKFPLSNRSHVIFRLAVHLPLEQSVFFHPGNEEQAVANAALKETTLTAFFILNRDNEEARQYFYREIVNHFAFVKVGGRNFWKRRVQNLKIIGRLYTVSVRQIERFCLRLLLINVKGPTSFENLRTVNGVILPTFKAAAAALNLLEDDSVWERTLDDAAAFEMPERLRQLFVDICLFCNPTDALYLFERSLPQLMEDFIRNGHDAEIAKNLTLKFIQDKLLLNNQTMENLSLPVPDFQLIHRLIAAQLEENAEITMREKRRLGELMVSQLNEGQRAAFDQVMAAVNDTENAIPHQYFLDGPGGTGKTFLYNTLITVLQGQGKTVIAVASTGIASTLLIDGTTYHSQFKIYPPITEATRSKIEDGSFLAHLIRSAVLIISDEATMKTNHALSAFNLLFQKLHKNNLPHGGKVLLLGGDFRQCLPVVRHGNRVTVLEVTIRNNDTWPQFRQLRLTQNMRTVAGSQDYADWLIQLGNGTLPTHPKLNIPDMIEIPKEFFNYNRSLVEHVFGDPAQLLDPVVSQQICSRAILCPKNGDCLRINNQIIKDMPGTLHEYRSIDTIDSDDPEEISNYPTEVLNSFDVSGIPTHLLKMKVGAVIILLKNIDSRQGLCNGTRLIIRALRENLIVAEIAAGKNKGHIVYIPRMMMSPTDSDLPVILKRLQFPVLLAFAMTITKSQGQTFDRVGILLPEPVFSHGQLYVAFSRATSKDGVRVEIAESGKQGKLLKNHPTATEEEKKKVFTLNVVFKEVLL; from the exons ATGCCACCGCGTCGCGAATTAACTCGAgaggaaaaagatgagaagaataggaaggctagggaaaaaagaagtaacgaAGACCCGGAGGCTAAGGAAGTGCGATTGGCGGCTAATAGGGAAAGGGCCAAGATCGCTCGTGAAGAGAAGCGACGTCGGCTCAATCCCGAAGAAGTTCAGGttgcaaaaaatttgaatgcgaAAAAGGCTAGGGAAGAGCGTCAGGCAGAGGCACCTGACGAGAGAGCGTTGAGGCAGAGGTTAGATGCTGAGCGGAAGAGAGTCGCCCGTGCTAACGAGACTCAGGTTGAACATGAAGCTAGACTGCATGATCAGCGAATCCGTCAGCAACTCCTTCGACAGGAAcaagcggaagaagaaaatcgtgctcGACTGTTAGCCGAGGCGGAGCGGCAAGCAGTTTttcgtcaagaagaagaaaatcgtgcgcGACTGTTAGCCGAGGCGGAGCGGCAAGCAGTTCttcgtcaagaagaagaaaatcgtgcgcGACTGTTACCCGAGGCGGAGCGGCAAGCAGATCTTCGTCAAGATGAACAAATTCGAGCTCGATTGCAAGCCGAGGCAGAGCGGCAAGCTGCTCTTCGTCAACAAGAAGCAGCAATTATTCTACGAGCGATGAATCAGAGACCTGCATGTGATCGCCCAAGAGTTGTTCTTGCTAATGATGCTGTGGCAGAGCGTCCAGCAagacaacaacatcaggcaAGAAAGAGAGCTGCTGACGACACCGAAACTGCTGAAGAACAACGAGCTAGGTTGCAAGCCCAGGCATTGCGGAAGAAATATCTGCGGAGAGATGAATCGGAAGCAGAGAGATCAGCAAGACTTCAAGATCAGGCATTGAGGCAAAAATCTCTGCGGAACGAGGAATCTGAAGCAGAGAGATCTTCTAGACTTTGTGAGCAGGCCTTGCGTCAAAATTCTTTGCGGAAAGAAGAATCCGAAGCAGATAAATGGGCAAGACAGCGGGCACAGGCACTACGACAGAAATCTCTACGGGATAAGGAACTTGAAGCAGAGAGGCTTGCTCGACTTGGCGATAAGTCATTACGCCAGGAAGCTGTACGTTGCAGAGCaacaggagaagaaagattggAGCGTGCTATGGCTGATAGATTTTTTCACGAAGTAAATCTCCTCAACGAAACTGAGCAGGAAGCTGCAGAACGACGTGAGCAGCACACAGAAGTCATGACTGATTATAGAGCGACTGAAAATGAGGAAGAAACAGCTGATAGGCGTGAAGAGGATAGGTTGCGAACAGAGCTACAGCGAGAACATCAATTTGAACGAGAgcgagaagaggaagaactgcGAGCAAGAAATGCGCTTCAACACGCCGAAATTGTTCCCGTTGAAACCGCAGACCACGAAGCTTTTCTTCGTGAGATGCACCTTGATCGCAACCGTGCCGGAAATCGGCGAACGCATCGGATAGCTTGCAAAGACATTGTTGTAGAGGATCGGGTTCATTTGCTTGACATTGGAGATTTGACCAAGATTTGTGCTGAGTGTGAcgccaaacactttgaaaaagagaTGCCAAAAGATCAAAAATTCCAGCGATGCTGCGGAAAGGGAAAAGTGATTATTCCACCACCAAAGCCATGTCCGCAACCCTTGGCCAGTCTCTTGCAAAATCAGCATCCAAAGTccaagcaattcatgaagcaAATTCGAAACTACAACAGTGCTCACGCTTTTGCTTCGCTTGGAGCAAACCAATCTCCACCACCAAACCGAGGCCCCTACTGCTATCGAATTCATGGCCAGATTTACCATCAAATCACTCCGCTTGGTCCAACACCAAATCCCAGATATGCAGATCTGTATTTTTTGGACTCGGCGCAGGCCACTGATTATAGGGCAAATATCCAGGCAATGTCGGGTTGTTGTAGAATATTGATGGAAGAATTGGACGCTATGCTTCGAGAGAAGAATCCGTACGCCTTGGTTTACAAGATGATGCGCCAAgttcttgaagaagaatacgTTCAACGGCAGGCCGCAAATCTTCCTCACTACACTGTCGGCATGATCATCACTTGTGATAGAAGAAATGTCGACCAGCGGCGCTACAACTGCCCGACGGCCCACGAGATAGCAGTAGTATTCAAAAGCTCTGATGGAGCTCCGCCATCCAACAGAGATATTCGTGGCCATCTCTATATTCCCGTCAGAGGCCGACGTTTCATCCAGATTAACACACAGAAGCCCATGTGTGATCCGATGTGTTATCCTCTGCTATTCCCCAACGGTGAAGATGGTTGGCATGCTCACATGAATTATAACACCACCAGTCGGAGGGAAAGAGATGAAGCAGCAGCAATGGCAATGATTGTTGATGAGGATGAAGAGGAGCAGATTGATCCCCTGTGGCCCAACCCCAGAGTGTTAATTCGTGAAGAAGTCGCCGCAGCAGATGGCAATGCTGAGATTGAAAATGAGCGAAATGTAGAACCGGAACCAGCCGAAGCAGACGAGAACGATGATCAACAACCAAACAGGAACAGAGGCCCACGCTCAAGAGTGACGCAAGCCGAGTTCTACAGTTCAATCATGTCAATCCGCGGTGATTTCAATATCGTTTTGTCCGGGGGTGCCCTCACTCAGCAATATTTTGTCGATTCTTACGTCAAGACCGAGGGGAATCGCATAGATTGGCTCAGAAAACACCAGACAGAGCTGCATGTTGAGCGCTACTGCGGTCTGATGGATTACATCAACAATCGagcggaaagagaaaatgtggaAGTTGGCACTATCTACATTCTCCCTTCGTCCTTCATTGGCAGTCCTCGAGCCATGAAGCAAAATTATCAAGACGCGATGGCAATTGTTGCCAAATTTGGaaaaccaactttttttttaacgtttacTTGCAATCCCAAGTGGAGAGAAATTACGGCAAATATTGCGAACTATCAGACAGCTTCTGATCGTCCCGATATGGTCGCACGAGTCTTccacttgaagaaaaaagagttggtcgACGACATCGAGAAAAAGCAAGTTTTGGGTTTCGCCACAGCTCATATCGAAGTCATCGAATTTCAAAAACGCGGTCTTCCTCATTGCCACATGCTGATCTGGATCGATAAGAGAGATGCCCCTTTATCACCAGAAGATATGGACAAGACCATTTGTGCGGAAATTCCCGACAAGTCCCTCCATCCAAGACTCTACGCCGCTGTTATGGCTCACATGATCCACGGCCCGTGTGGAGCCATCAACAAAAAGTCTCCTTGCATGGATGTTGAAGGGTGCACCAAAAAGTTTCCGAAAGATTTCATCGCAGGAACCATCATCAACGACAACGGCTATCCGACTTATAGAAGAAGAGACACTGGAGTTAAACATCCGTTGAAAAGAGGGAATGTCGTCTATGAAGTAGACAACAGATGGGTTGTGCCTTATAACCCTTGGTTGCTGCTGAAATATGACTGTCACATAAACCTCGAATCCTGCGCTTCACTCACcagtgtcaaatacatctttaAGTACGTGTACAAAGGCCATGACAGCGGAAACATTGAGACAAAAAAGGGAACGCATCAGCAAGTTGAAGGTGAAGATGAGCCGACATTCGTGTGGGACGAAATCACTACTTTTTTGGACACGCGTTACGTCAGCGCACCAGAAGCCGCCTGGAGAATCAATAAGTTTCCCCTCAGCAATCGTTCCCATGTCATCTTCCGACTTGCCGTACATCTTCCATTGGAACAGTCCGTCTTTTTTCACCCGGGCAACGAGGAACAAGCAGTCGCCAACGCCGCTTTGAAAGAAACGACTTTAACTGCTTTTTTCATCTTGAACCGGGATAATGAAGAAGCGAGGCAGTATTTTTACAGAGAGATTGTCAACCATTTTGCTTTCGTCAAGGTTGGTGGCCGTAATTTCTGGAAGCGACGAGTTCAAAATCTCAAAATCATTGGCCGATTGTACACGGTGAGTGTCCGTCAAATTGAGCGATTCTGCCTGCGCTTGCTCCTCATTAACGTCAAAGGACCGACCAGTTTTGAAAATCTTCGAACAGTCAACGGTGTAATTTTACCGACGTTTAAAGCAGCCGCCGCTGCCTTAAATTTGTTGGAAGATGACAGCGTTTGGGAGAGGACACTGGACGATGCGGCCGCCTTTGAAATGCCAGAACGATTGCGACagctttttgttgacatttgtcTGTTTTGCAATCCTACGGATGCTCTTTATCTCTTTGAGCGATCTTTGCCTCAGCTAATGGAAGATTTTATTCGTAATGGTCACGACGCCGAAATAGCAAAAAACTtgactttgaaatttattcaagACAAGCTACTTCTCAACAATCAAACGATGGAAAATCTCTCATTGCCTGTTCCTGATTTTCAGCTTATTCATCGTCTTATCGCGGCTCAACTCGAAGAAAATGCTGAAATTACtatgagagagaagagaagattgGGTGAATTGATGGTTAGTCAGTTGAACGAAGGTCAACGGGCTGCCTTCGATCAAGTCATGGCTGCCGTCAACGATACTGAAAATGCAATTCCGCATCAGTATTTCTTGGATGGCCCTGGAGGAACGGGGAAGACGTTCCTGTACAACACTCTCATCACCGTACTGCAGGGACAAGGGAAAACAGTGATCGCCGTTGCGTCTACCGGCATCGCTTCTACGTTGTTGATTGACGGCACAACGTATCATTCCCAATTCAAGATTTACCCTCCAATTACTgaagcgaccagatcaaaaATCGAAGATGGTAGCTTCCTCGCCCATTTGATCAGAAGTGCAGTTCTCATCATTTCTGACGAAGCCACCATGAAGACAAATCACGCCCTTAGTGCTTTCAATTTACTCTTCCAAAAGTTGCACAAGAACAATCTTCCGCACGGTGGTAAAGTGCTCCTTCTTGGTGGCGATTTTCGTCAGTGTTTACCGGTCGTCCGACATGGAAACAGGGTGACAGTGCTGGAAGTCACCATCCGAAACAATGACACTTGGCCTCAGTTTCGACAACTTCGTCTGACTCAAAATATGCGTACCGTGGCCGGCAGTCAAGACTACGCCGATTGGCTCATTCAGCTTGGAAACGGAACTCTACCGACGCATCCAAAACTGAACATCCCCGATATGATTGAAATTCctaaagaatttttcaattataacCGGAGTTTAGTCGAGCACGTCTTTGGTGATCCTGCTCAACTGTTAGATCCCGTCGTATCTCAACAAATATGCAGTCGCGCTATTCTTTGTCCGAAGAATGGCGATTGCTTACGAATCAACAATCAGATCATCAAAGACATGCCCGGTACGCTTCATGAGTACAGAAGCATCGATACCATCGACTCTGACGACcctgaagaaatttcaaattacccAACCGAAGTTCTCAACTCCTTTGACGTCTCCGGAATTCCCACCCATTTGCTGAAAATGAAAGTGGGAGCCGTCATCATTCTTCTGAAGAATATCGATTCGCGTCAGGGACTTTGCAATGGGACCCGGCTCATCATCAGGGCGCTTAGAGAAAATCTGATCGTTGCAGAAATTGCTGCTGGAAAAAACAAGGGGCACATCGTCTACATCCCGCGGATGATGATGTCCCCAACTGATTCGGATCTTCCAGTCATCCTCAAGAGGCTCCAGTTTCCCGTTTTGTTGGCGTTTGCGATGACCATCACAAAGTCACAGGGCCAAACGTTTGATCGGGTCGGAATATTACTTCCAGAACCCGTCTTCAGTCATGGCCAGCTGTATGTGGCCTTCTCCAGAGCTACATCGAAAGAcg GAGTCCGAGTCGAGATTGCTGAGTCTGGGAAGCAAGGCAAGCTTCTCAAAAATCATCCGACAGCcaccgaagaagaaaagaaaaaggtgttTACTTTAAATGTTGTCTTTAAAGAAGTTTTATTGTAA
- the LOC124338533 gene encoding uncharacterized protein LOC124338533 encodes MPNSDLLVASPPVSLSPQVVVRDGIPNSDLPVVSPPVSLSPQVVVPEENPLGDDEVDGVLASMDMDFNTPPSSPPVSFLQSWTISEFQRIEDRRRSNLLRGVQLKTRHEKFKKNRQNAEAALERSKRNEAWAKKELASFRSKMCKDEAEAQRMFGDVI; translated from the exons ATGCCCAACTCTG ATTTGCTTGTTGCTTCTCCCCCCGTTTCTTTGTCTCCTCAAGTGGTTGTCCGTGATGGAATACCCAATTCTG aTTTGCCTGTTGTTTCTCCCCCCGTCTCTTTGTCTCCTCAAGTGGTTGTCCCTGAAGAAAATCCACTGGGTGATGACGAAGTTGACGGGGTTTTAGCATCCATGGATATGGATTTCAATACCCCGCCGTCTTCCCCACCTGTCTCCTTTCTTCAATCTTGGACGATTTCAGAATTTCAGAGGATTGAAGATAGGAGAAGATCCAATCTATTACGTGGAGTGCAGCTGAAAACTCGGCacgaaaaatttaagaaaaaccgACAGAA tgcTGAAGCTGCTTTGGAAAGATCTAAGCGGAATGAGGCATGGGCCAAAAAGGAGCTGGCCTCATTCCGCTCCAAAATGTGCAAGGATGAAGCTGAGGCACAGAGAATGTTTGGAGATGTGAtttag